The genomic interval TTGCTGCCCAGAGAAATGAGTGTAAACCATATGGCTGTATTTGTCAGAAAGACTGCTTATGAGAAATGGGGCTCATTTGATACTGCGTTAAAATATGCGATGGATTATGATTTGCTGCTGCGTTTTTTTCTTGGAGGAGCAACATATGTATATATAGATGCAATTATTGCTAATATGCGGTGGGGAGGCTTGTCTGATAACCTGTGGATCAGCGCAGTAAAAGAGGTACATGCGATAAAGTTGAAAAACAAATTGCCTAAAACATTTGCCTGGTTCTATACGCTCAAAATTTTTCTATTTATTTCGGGTTCCAAACTGATGAATGTGTTAAAAATACGAAAGCCTTACTTGAGGTTAAAACAGATATTGCAGGCCAAACAGGTAGATAACATGTATGAGGAGAGTTAAAATTTTGCTTTACTGGATTTTCCGGGCCAGATTTAATGTAAGCCTTCCGGAACTCTTGCAGTTTCTCAAGAAGCCCACTGTGAAAAATATTGGGTCCCGGTACATAAAAAATATCACAAAAACCGACGGCTACGAAATTTCTTTTGAGCCAATTCCAGACAAACTGTACTGGCCAGGGAATTTTCCGGTGGAGGGTATTTATCAGGTTACAGCTGAAACTTTTGATAAAGATGACTGGCATTTCTACCAGAAACAGCATACTGAAATTGAGGAAGGGGAAATTCTGCTGGATATCGGAACAGCCGAAGGTTTATTTCCCTTATCGGTTATACAGAAATGTAAACAGGTATTTTTAGTAGAACCCAACAAATACTTTTTTGCTGCACTACAGCGAACCTTTCGCAACTACCAGGATAAAGTTGTCTTGATACATTCCGCTGTAGGCAATAAAGATGATATTATCTCCTTGCAGGGAGAATCTTTGAGTGGCCAGATTTCTGATGATCTTTCTTCAGGAGATACGGTAGAAATCCATAAGATTGATCATTTGATTGCCGGACACAGAATAACTTATCTTAAAGCTGATATAGAAGGGTTTGAGTATGAAATGTTGAAAGGTGCCGCTGCTATCATCAAGGAGAATAAACCTAAAATTGCTATAACTACCTACCACCCACAGAATAATGCAGAAGAGATCATCAGTCTGATCCGG from Rhodocytophaga rosea carries:
- a CDS encoding FkbM family methyltransferase: MRRVKILLYWIFRARFNVSLPELLQFLKKPTVKNIGSRYIKNITKTDGYEISFEPIPDKLYWPGNFPVEGIYQVTAETFDKDDWHFYQKQHTEIEEGEILLDIGTAEGLFPLSVIQKCKQVFLVEPNKYFFAALQRTFRNYQDKVVLIHSAVGNKDDIISLQGESLSGQISDDLSSGDTVEIHKIDHLIAGHRITYLKADIEGFEYEMLKGAAAIIKENKPKIAITTYHPQNNAEEIISLIRSYVPEYKYYVKGIYDVECKPVMIHLWC